A stretch of the Candidatus Poribacteria bacterium genome encodes the following:
- a CDS encoding zinc-binding alcohol dehydrogenase, with translation MKAQRVVWPSRAKVDVETFDLPPVGDGEVLVATDCTLISPGTERAFLLGLPNAQGRYPSRPGYSNIGTVMAVGKAVRDWTVGDRVASTQGHTSHFITAPNRLLKVPAADVPAEEAVFFNLGAIALQGVRKARIELGEATLVLGQGLIGLLAAQLSKLSGAIPVIAADLTDSRLERSKSMGADFALNPEDANFSEQLNAATRGDGPAVVIEATGHPDAVSTALDVAGQWARVVLLASTRGETPNVNFYRDVHKKGLILYGAHNAIRPRQDSSPNFWTLEDDSLLLLSLIAQKRFDVTPLISHRVPGKEASKAYQLLMEWNPGLLGVVLQWNNV, from the coding sequence GTCGTGCCAAAGTTGACGTTGAGACGTTTGATTTGCCGCCTGTCGGAGATGGTGAAGTCCTTGTTGCGACGGACTGCACGCTCATCAGTCCCGGTACGGAGCGTGCGTTTCTATTGGGACTGCCTAACGCGCAAGGACGCTATCCATCCCGTCCGGGATACAGCAACATCGGCACGGTGATGGCGGTCGGGAAGGCAGTCAGAGACTGGACAGTCGGGGACCGCGTCGCTTCAACACAGGGACACACCAGCCACTTTATAACCGCACCGAATCGCTTGCTAAAAGTCCCAGCTGCCGATGTACCTGCTGAAGAAGCCGTCTTTTTCAATCTCGGTGCGATTGCACTGCAAGGTGTCCGCAAGGCACGAATTGAATTGGGTGAAGCGACGTTGGTTTTAGGGCAGGGACTTATCGGTTTATTGGCGGCGCAGCTCTCGAAACTCAGCGGTGCGATACCGGTTATCGCTGCCGACCTCACTGACAGTCGGCTTGAACGCTCTAAAAGCATGGGGGCGGATTTTGCGCTCAACCCTGAAGATGCTAATTTCTCCGAACAGTTGAACGCTGCGACGCGTGGCGATGGACCTGCGGTCGTTATTGAGGCGACTGGACATCCCGACGCCGTCAGCACTGCATTAGATGTGGCAGGACAATGGGCACGGGTAGTCCTGTTGGCGAGTACACGCGGAGAGACACCGAATGTGAACTTCTATCGTGATGTACATAAGAAGGGACTCATCCTTTATGGCGCACACAATGCGATCCGCCCACGCCAAGACTCTTCACCGAATTTCTGGACGCTTGAAGACGATAGTCTACTGCTCTTATCGCTTATTGCCCAGAAACGGTTCGACGTTACGCCGTTGATTAGCCATCGCGTTCCCGGAAAAGAGGCATCGAAGGCGTATCAACTGCTCATGGAATGGAATCCGGGCTTACTGGGTGTTGTTCTGCAATGGAACAACGTGTAG
- the fusA gene encoding elongation factor G → MAREYPIENVRNIGIAAHIDAGKTTTTERILFYTGKKHKIGAVDDGTAEMDWMVQERERGVTITAAATTCFWRQHAIHLIDTPGHVDFTVEVERSLRVLDGAIALFCAVGGVEPQSETVWHQADRYDVPRIVFINKMDRVGANFARVLEMMKERLGTNPLPLQLPIGEGQDFTGVVDLLTQKAMRWDVTDLGQTYTEDGIPSELQDEVAQARENLFESIAVEDEVLLEKYLDGEEITHDELLKGIRAATLKRALVPVFCGSSLKNQGVQPLLDAVIDFLPSPIDVPSIEGTVPHADTGGARSKRAEETPVEQDSVTRTADDTAPLSALAFKVASHPTVDKLVYCRIYSGTLKSGTVVYNVRSERRERVNRILQMHANKEAVSDAAYAGDIVALVGLKHTKTGDTVADEKEPILLESITFPEPVISIAIEPERASDADALEETLEKLMDEDPTFTVGIDKETGQRIISGMGELHLEILTDRMIREFGVKARVSKLQVAYRETISTTAAARGTHIHKTDEAGIYGDVVLTVEPLERGTGFQFEDETDETQIPRQYIAFIEKALEGAMGTGPRIGYPMQDVKVVLTGGSYHPTDSTEIAFEASAVLAFENAVRKANPLLLEPIMRIHITVPDEHVGRVIGDLNARRAQINESTTQDASINVINAFIPLSETFQYTTQLRSMTQGRGAFTLEFSHYDVVPESLAPGVSRVISA, encoded by the coding sequence ATGGCACGCGAATATCCCATTGAAAACGTTCGCAACATCGGCATCGCGGCACACATTGATGCTGGCAAGACAACCACAACTGAACGCATTCTCTTTTACACCGGCAAAAAACATAAAATCGGTGCAGTCGATGACGGCACTGCTGAAATGGATTGGATGGTACAGGAACGCGAACGCGGGGTGACAATTACCGCCGCCGCGACCACCTGTTTCTGGCGGCAACACGCAATTCATCTTATTGACACACCCGGACACGTAGATTTCACCGTAGAGGTGGAGCGGTCATTACGGGTTTTAGACGGTGCTATTGCGCTTTTCTGTGCTGTCGGTGGGGTGGAACCCCAGTCGGAAACTGTTTGGCATCAGGCTGATCGCTACGATGTCCCGCGCATTGTTTTTATTAATAAGATGGACAGAGTTGGCGCGAATTTTGCCCGCGTGCTGGAGATGATGAAGGAACGGTTGGGGACGAATCCGCTTCCGCTGCAATTGCCAATCGGTGAAGGTCAGGATTTTACGGGTGTTGTTGATTTGCTGACGCAGAAAGCCATGCGTTGGGATGTAACTGACCTCGGGCAGACTTATACGGAAGACGGGATTCCGAGTGAATTACAGGATGAGGTGGCGCAGGCGCGAGAAAATCTGTTTGAAAGTATTGCTGTTGAAGATGAGGTGTTGCTTGAAAAATACCTGGACGGCGAAGAGATAACCCACGATGAATTGTTGAAAGGTATTCGTGCAGCGACACTAAAGAGAGCGTTAGTTCCTGTGTTCTGTGGGAGTTCGTTAAAAAACCAAGGTGTTCAACCGCTGCTTGATGCTGTGATTGATTTTCTGCCTTCCCCTATTGATGTACCTTCCATTGAGGGGACAGTGCCGCATGCTGACACCGGTGGTGCGCGTTCTAAACGTGCAGAAGAGACACCCGTTGAACAGGACAGCGTAACTCGTACGGCAGACGACACCGCGCCTCTGTCGGCGTTGGCATTTAAAGTGGCGAGCCATCCGACAGTAGACAAACTCGTATACTGTCGGATCTATTCGGGCACACTTAAGAGTGGGACGGTTGTCTATAATGTCCGTTCTGAGAGGCGCGAACGGGTCAATCGTATTTTACAAATGCATGCCAATAAAGAGGCTGTCTCTGATGCAGCTTACGCTGGAGACATTGTTGCCTTGGTCGGGCTTAAGCATACGAAAACAGGAGATACGGTCGCTGATGAAAAAGAGCCGATCCTGTTGGAATCCATTACATTTCCAGAGCCGGTTATCTCTATCGCTATTGAACCCGAACGTGCCAGCGATGCGGATGCATTGGAGGAGACGCTCGAAAAATTGATGGACGAAGACCCAACCTTTACAGTCGGGATTGATAAGGAAACGGGGCAGCGGATTATCTCCGGGATGGGTGAACTGCATCTGGAAATTTTAACAGATAGGATGATACGCGAATTCGGCGTTAAGGCACGGGTTAGCAAACTTCAGGTAGCGTATCGGGAAACTATCAGCACGACTGCAGCGGCGCGCGGGACACACATCCATAAAACCGACGAAGCAGGTATCTACGGGGATGTAGTCCTCACAGTCGAGCCGTTAGAACGCGGTACTGGGTTTCAGTTTGAAGATGAAACGGACGAAACACAGATTCCGCGGCAATACATAGCGTTCATTGAGAAGGCACTGGAAGGCGCGATGGGAACGGGTCCGCGCATCGGTTATCCGATGCAAGATGTGAAAGTAGTGCTTACGGGTGGCTCTTATCATCCCACGGATTCCACGGAAATAGCGTTTGAGGCATCGGCGGTTCTCGCGTTTGAAAATGCTGTCAGGAAGGCGAATCCATTGCTCTTGGAGCCGATTATGCGGATACATATTACTGTTCCTGATGAGCATGTTGGCAGAGTCATTGGAGACCTAAACGCACGCCGCGCGCAGATTAATGAGAGCACGACGCAAGATGCATCTATAAATGTCATTAATGCCTTTATACCGTTGTCGGAGACGTTTCAATACACAACGCAACTCCGTTCGATGACGCAGGGACGGGGTGCTTTTACATTGGAATTTTCGCATTACGATGTTGTGCCAGAATCTCTCGCCCCGGGCGTTAGTCGTGTTATTTCGGCTTAA
- a CDS encoding P1 family peptidase, with amino-acid sequence MQILPKKTQSIAPSSGMKMLIFVLLTSTFFACFLYSTNAESADSETRARARDIGIQIGTIPTGPHNAITDVAGVKVGHVTLNEGDTIRTGVTAILPSDDIWTARLFGAAHTIHGNGEATGIARINQAGWVESPILLTNTLSVGAVHDGVVRYIVNRYPNNNIVLPIVAECYDGGLNDISGLHVTPEHAIEAIENATSGPVAEGCVGGGTGMRCYGFKAGIGTASRVLPEEQGGWTVGVLVNSNGGRRSQLRIDGVPVGKEITGSPPKLGRDGSFIIVIATDAPLTHRQLKQLTIRATHGLARTGTPSTDGSGEFVIAFSTANIFPSRTESGTFQIEMSVNGRLSALFQAVIEATEEAIVNSMTMATTTTGHNDRTMYAIPLAELQQVMKAHRR; translated from the coding sequence ATGCAAATACTCCCTAAAAAAACACAAAGCATCGCGCCATCAAGTGGCATGAAAATGTTGATTTTTGTCCTTCTTACAAGCACTTTCTTCGCATGTTTCCTATACAGCACAAACGCTGAATCCGCAGATTCAGAGACTCGCGCTCGTGCCCGCGACATCGGCATCCAGATTGGAACTATCCCAACGGGTCCACACAACGCTATTACCGATGTAGCCGGTGTGAAAGTAGGACACGTCACCCTGAACGAAGGCGACACAATTCGCACCGGTGTGACTGCCATTCTTCCAAGCGACGATATCTGGACAGCACGTCTGTTCGGCGCAGCACACACCATTCACGGCAACGGTGAAGCAACCGGTATCGCTCGCATAAACCAAGCCGGATGGGTCGAATCTCCTATCTTACTCACAAATACCCTCAGTGTTGGTGCTGTCCATGACGGTGTTGTGCGTTATATTGTGAACCGATACCCGAACAATAACATCGTCCTACCGATTGTAGCAGAATGCTACGATGGCGGTTTGAACGACATCAGCGGTCTCCACGTCACACCCGAACACGCCATTGAAGCCATTGAAAATGCGACGAGCGGTCCTGTCGCCGAAGGTTGCGTTGGGGGTGGAACGGGTATGCGGTGCTATGGGTTTAAAGCCGGTATCGGCACCGCCTCCCGTGTCCTCCCCGAAGAACAAGGCGGATGGACAGTCGGGGTCCTCGTTAATTCCAACGGCGGTCGTCGTTCCCAATTACGCATTGACGGTGTCCCCGTCGGTAAGGAGATTACAGGTTCTCCACCGAAACTGGGCAGAGACGGATCCTTTATCATCGTTATCGCGACCGATGCACCACTGACGCATCGTCAATTGAAACAGTTAACGATACGGGCAACACACGGACTCGCTCGGACAGGCACACCGAGTACCGATGGTAGTGGTGAATTCGTCATCGCGTTCTCCACGGCGAATATTTTCCCAAGCCGTACGGAAAGCGGCACTTTCCAAATCGAGATGTCAGTTAATGGACGTTTGAGCGCACTCTTCCAAGCAGTTATTGAAGCGACAGAAGAAGCGATTGTCAATTCGATGACCATGGCGACTACAACAACCGGACACAACGACAGAACGATGTATGCGATTCCCTTGGCAGAACTGCAACAAGTGATGAAAGCACACAGACGCTAA
- a CDS encoding DUF4416 family protein has product MGTITIPQPVKAIIGVLTPEPCLLPTVYTELTHHLGPIDFASELTPFTSTTYYEREMGPGIQRQFISFERLIDAGTLAEMKLFTNRIEQAFATEKPDGKARRVNLDAGYLCMAKLVLASTKDNAHRIYLRDGIYAEITLRFYRKTFQSWEWSYPDYRSPTYVAIFNRIRKIYRNQLENANTP; this is encoded by the coding sequence ATGGGAACAATTACAATACCACAACCTGTTAAAGCGATTATCGGTGTGCTGACCCCGGAACCCTGTCTTCTACCAACTGTTTATACCGAACTGACCCATCATTTGGGTCCGATTGACTTCGCGAGCGAGCTCACGCCTTTCACGAGCACAACTTATTACGAGAGAGAGATGGGACCAGGCATTCAAAGACAATTCATCAGCTTTGAAAGACTGATTGACGCAGGCACATTGGCAGAAATGAAACTATTTACAAACAGAATAGAGCAAGCCTTTGCCACAGAAAAGCCCGACGGAAAGGCGCGGCGTGTCAATTTAGATGCGGGGTACCTGTGTATGGCAAAACTCGTCCTCGCCTCAACCAAAGACAACGCGCATCGTATCTATCTCCGCGACGGCATTTATGCCGAAATTACACTCCGTTTCTATCGCAAAACCTTTCAATCTTGGGAATGGAGCTATCCGGATTATCGTTCACCAACTTATGTTGCTATTTTTAACCGAATTCGCAAAATTTACAGGAATCAATTAGAAAATGCAAATACTCCCTAA
- the rpoB gene encoding DNA-directed RNA polymerase subunit beta — protein MNKKPIQKNKRLSFAKTQVKTPLPNLIETQGISYDGFLQRDIPPNERKDQGLQAVFKEVFPIRDFSETNSLEFVRYSLGTPKYTLQECVARGVTYQVSLTARIMLVLREADPDADEPHVVDIRESDVYLGEVPLMTENGSFIVNGSERVIVSQLHRSPGAIFLEKSLPNGRRTPTAQIIPYRGAWVEFEVDAKDQIYVRIDKRKKLPATVLLRALGWESDADILKLYAKTERLVLDGWRVTSVEAPAKQIKPGDLLTAAEFRQAKKDYPEIEAEKHYRVITVKDEGCPLKVGQEITYRERTNLRRKWKGFETELLQRVIGTHNSGCEFTVGQILTNSEYEDARDRYGKDTFAAERALPQNSQGRVCAEDVIHQETGEVLLTANTLLTETELERFQESAVEALTVLDEKDCQHIRFLRNTLERDRQADYPDQPGLRDAALLDIFRTLRPGDPASVENARKHLSWLLFDPHRYDLGVVGRYKLNHKFKNMSVYGEPPEETFRTLRAEDIAATVAHLLNVHNGVSPKDDLDHLGNRRVRVIGELLENQFRMGLFQIRRTTRERLSTTNDIDKIIPSTLINPKPLMMALREFFGSNQLSQFMQQINPLDELTHKRRISAIGPGGLHRDRATAAVRDVHRTHYGRVCPLETPEGPSIGLIVSLACYGRINPYGFIETPYHKVENDSTVGSVEYLSADSEDAAFIAAKSIPRDTNGGANASEQTLPVRSGEDVLSLPMERVDYIGVAPQQIVGVSAALVPFLEHEDANRALMGSNHQRQAVPLIRPEAPLVGTGMEEPAARYSGALVTATRAGTVTSVSADEILIYTGETLHHDKGENTFSEMGYDVYKLQTFKRSNSGTCIHQRPIVAVGDTVEVDQVIADGTSTESGELALGRNVLCAYMPWGGHNYEDSILISESLIKGDTFTSIHIEEFEVEARETKVGPEEITRDIPNVSEARLTQLDEEGIIRVGSVVGTGSILVGKITPKGESEYGPEEKLLRAIFGEKVKEVRDASTYVRPGVEGVVIDVKVFSRKPDVSQRRGEWTQGESGSSIPDGLRFESKRKEIEETWYEQCASIRYRKGEEIRKTLIGCELANPLYTVGGNDAAVPFADVGDTLTAEILDTYISGFTADEYYTVTEDTISEAFVAETLYRVTGVPELAPTVVVHYPDLSTEDPLGVEGDENDGMIEEVAGSPHFGPETVEAVQAYLGRICEPLLENTEPLLHEATEPLDTQSDSIDVLLRAPDDGVVAVAVCEEAHAEDGEHSEHLKEVLTETGARFGVLVTEENAEPDSWGFYELVTANSEPQTANSELRKVERSEFEQAVVAQLEASGGPLTEGQMLTQSEWEQLSQTYLDLQTELFWHVTAVFEDECPLTVGQDISDADHQQVSRDFPARSIAAGQRLTPEERESLVRTARDLKTEATWHITAVFDPQCELQVGDDVSDADYQKARKACSLSLSDIRVTGAEAMEHIQRVEEMAQGRITTYTEEKEQALQQLEMGDELKPGVIKRVKVYVASKRSISVGDKMAGRYGNKGVVAKILPEEDMPYLPDGTPVELVLNPLGVPSRMNVGQILEIHLGWACHELGIRAESPVFDGATESEIFEKLGETELPERSKQTGKSILYDGRSGEPFAQEVTVGYVYFLKLNHLVADKMHARSTGPYSLVTQQPLGGKAQHGGQRLGEMEVWALEAYGAAHTLQEMLTIKSDDVLGRREIYESVVKGLNPEPPGTPESFKVLVRELQTLGLHVSLDKDSDD, from the coding sequence GTGAACAAAAAGCCAATCCAGAAGAATAAGAGACTGTCGTTTGCTAAAACCCAAGTTAAGACTCCACTCCCAAATCTCATAGAAACGCAAGGAATCTCGTATGATGGTTTTCTACAACGAGATATTCCTCCCAATGAACGTAAAGATCAGGGCCTCCAAGCCGTATTTAAGGAAGTGTTTCCGATTCGTGACTTTTCGGAGACAAACAGCCTTGAATTTGTTCGTTATAGCCTCGGTACACCTAAGTATACACTTCAGGAGTGTGTTGCCCGCGGTGTAACCTATCAGGTATCTCTCACAGCGCGTATTATGTTGGTCTTACGCGAGGCAGACCCGGACGCCGATGAACCACATGTTGTGGATATCCGTGAATCCGATGTTTATCTCGGCGAAGTTCCCTTAATGACTGAAAATGGTAGTTTCATTGTCAACGGCAGTGAACGTGTGATTGTGAGCCAGTTACACCGCTCGCCAGGGGCTATCTTTCTTGAAAAATCATTGCCGAATGGACGGCGAACGCCGACTGCCCAGATCATCCCCTATCGAGGGGCATGGGTAGAATTTGAAGTTGACGCGAAGGATCAAATCTACGTCCGCATTGACAAACGGAAGAAATTACCCGCAACTGTGCTGCTGCGTGCACTCGGTTGGGAGTCCGACGCCGATATTCTGAAACTCTATGCCAAGACGGAGCGACTCGTCCTCGATGGATGGCGTGTCACCAGCGTTGAAGCACCCGCGAAGCAGATTAAGCCCGGGGACTTGTTGACTGCTGCAGAGTTTAGACAGGCGAAGAAGGATTATCCAGAGATTGAAGCAGAGAAGCATTATCGCGTTATTACTGTAAAGGATGAAGGCTGTCCCCTAAAAGTCGGACAGGAAATTACATATAGGGAACGCACCAACCTTCGTAGAAAATGGAAAGGCTTTGAAACCGAACTTCTTCAACGCGTTATTGGTACCCATAATAGCGGATGTGAGTTCACCGTTGGACAGATACTGACGAATTCAGAATACGAAGACGCACGCGACCGTTATGGGAAAGATACGTTCGCAGCTGAACGCGCTTTGCCACAAAATAGCCAAGGTAGAGTTTGCGCTGAAGATGTTATCCATCAAGAAACCGGCGAAGTACTCCTGACTGCGAATACATTACTGACTGAAACCGAGTTGGAACGCTTCCAGGAATCTGCTGTTGAGGCACTTACAGTATTGGATGAAAAGGATTGCCAGCATATCCGGTTTTTACGGAATACTTTGGAACGCGATCGACAGGCGGACTACCCGGATCAGCCTGGTTTGAGAGATGCAGCGCTGCTGGATATTTTTCGGACGCTGAGACCTGGGGATCCAGCGAGTGTGGAAAATGCTCGCAAACACCTTTCGTGGCTCCTTTTTGATCCACACCGGTATGATTTAGGTGTCGTTGGAAGGTACAAACTTAATCACAAATTTAAAAATATGTCTGTTTACGGGGAACCACCCGAAGAGACATTTCGCACGCTGCGTGCCGAAGATATTGCTGCCACGGTAGCGCATCTTCTTAATGTACATAACGGCGTCTCGCCAAAGGACGATCTTGACCATCTCGGCAACCGACGCGTGCGGGTTATCGGCGAATTGCTTGAAAACCAGTTCCGGATGGGACTCTTTCAGATTCGCAGAACAACACGTGAACGATTGAGTACGACCAACGATATCGATAAGATTATTCCGTCTACGCTGATTAACCCGAAGCCGTTGATGATGGCACTCCGTGAGTTCTTCGGGTCGAACCAGTTGTCGCAATTCATGCAGCAAATTAATCCGCTGGATGAGTTGACACACAAACGGCGTATTTCAGCCATTGGTCCGGGCGGGCTCCACCGAGATAGAGCCACGGCAGCTGTCCGAGATGTCCATCGGACACACTACGGGCGGGTCTGTCCGTTGGAAACACCTGAAGGTCCATCGATTGGACTCATCGTCTCGTTGGCGTGCTATGGACGGATAAATCCTTACGGCTTTATAGAGACACCTTATCATAAGGTTGAGAACGATTCAACGGTGGGTTCGGTAGAATACTTGAGTGCGGATAGCGAAGATGCCGCTTTCATTGCCGCAAAGTCAATTCCACGCGATACGAATGGGGGTGCGAATGCTTCTGAACAGACGTTACCTGTTCGGAGTGGAGAAGATGTATTGTCCCTTCCGATGGAGCGGGTGGACTATATCGGGGTCGCCCCACAACAAATTGTCGGGGTTTCTGCTGCGCTTGTTCCATTTCTGGAGCACGAGGATGCTAACCGCGCCTTGATGGGATCCAACCATCAGCGTCAAGCTGTGCCACTCATCCGGCCAGAAGCACCGTTAGTTGGAACGGGGATGGAAGAACCCGCTGCGCGCTATTCCGGGGCACTCGTAACGGCGACACGTGCCGGGACCGTCACAAGCGTCTCTGCTGATGAAATCCTCATATACACGGGTGAAACCCTTCACCACGATAAAGGCGAGAATACCTTCAGTGAGATGGGTTACGATGTTTACAAACTTCAGACCTTCAAGCGGAGTAACAGCGGAACCTGTATCCACCAACGTCCAATCGTCGCAGTCGGCGATACAGTGGAAGTTGATCAGGTCATTGCAGACGGGACTTCTACAGAGAGCGGGGAACTCGCGCTCGGACGGAATGTGTTGTGTGCTTATATGCCGTGGGGTGGTCACAATTACGAAGATTCTATTCTCATCAGCGAGAGCCTCATTAAAGGGGATACCTTCACCTCTATCCATATTGAAGAGTTCGAGGTCGAGGCACGTGAGACGAAAGTCGGTCCCGAAGAAATTACACGTGATATTCCCAACGTTAGCGAAGCACGGCTCACGCAACTCGATGAAGAAGGGATCATTCGCGTCGGGAGTGTCGTTGGCACGGGGAGTATACTCGTCGGAAAAATTACACCGAAGGGTGAGAGCGAGTATGGACCGGAGGAGAAACTGCTGCGTGCAATTTTTGGTGAAAAGGTTAAGGAGGTCCGAGATGCCTCTACTTATGTCCGTCCGGGCGTTGAAGGGGTCGTTATTGATGTAAAGGTGTTTTCCCGTAAACCCGATGTCTCACAGAGACGCGGGGAGTGGACGCAGGGCGAATCTGGGTCTTCAATTCCTGATGGCTTGCGCTTTGAGTCGAAACGTAAAGAGATTGAGGAGACCTGGTACGAACAGTGTGCTTCTATTCGTTACCGAAAGGGTGAGGAGATTCGGAAGACGCTCATCGGATGCGAACTTGCTAATCCACTTTACACGGTGGGCGGTAACGATGCCGCTGTACCTTTTGCTGATGTGGGGGATACACTCACTGCTGAGATTTTGGATACGTATATCTCTGGTTTTACGGCAGATGAATACTATACGGTAACTGAAGACACGATCTCCGAAGCTTTTGTCGCTGAAACGCTCTATAGGGTAACAGGTGTTCCTGAACTTGCGCCGACTGTTGTGGTGCATTATCCGGATCTGTCAACTGAAGACCCATTGGGGGTTGAAGGTGACGAAAATGATGGTATGATAGAAGAGGTCGCCGGCTCACCACATTTTGGACCCGAAACCGTTGAAGCAGTGCAAGCATATCTTGGTCGGATTTGCGAACCGCTTTTAGAAAATACTGAACCGCTTCTCCATGAAGCGACGGAACCTTTAGATACACAATCGGATTCTATTGATGTTCTGCTCCGTGCTCCCGATGATGGCGTGGTTGCAGTTGCTGTGTGTGAGGAGGCTCACGCCGAAGATGGAGAGCATTCCGAACACCTTAAAGAGGTCCTTACTGAGACAGGCGCGCGATTCGGAGTGTTGGTAACTGAAGAAAACGCAGAACCCGATAGTTGGGGTTTCTACGAATTGGTAACCGCGAACAGCGAACCGCAGACCGCGAACAGCGAATTGCGAAAAGTGGAACGTTCTGAATTTGAGCAAGCCGTTGTCGCACAACTTGAAGCGTCTGGTGGACCCCTCACGGAAGGACAGATGCTTACCCAAAGCGAATGGGAGCAATTGAGCCAAACATATCTGGATTTACAGACCGAGTTGTTTTGGCACGTTACGGCAGTCTTTGAAGACGAGTGTCCATTGACAGTTGGTCAGGATATTTCCGATGCTGATCACCAGCAAGTTAGCAGGGACTTTCCGGCGCGTTCTATTGCAGCCGGTCAACGATTAACCCCTGAAGAGCGCGAATCACTCGTTCGGACTGCGAGAGACCTTAAAACTGAGGCTACTTGGCATATTACAGCTGTTTTCGACCCCCAGTGTGAACTCCAGGTTGGCGATGATGTCTCTGATGCTGACTATCAAAAGGCGCGCAAAGCGTGCAGTTTGTCGCTCTCGGACATCCGTGTAACCGGTGCGGAAGCGATGGAACACATCCAGCGTGTTGAGGAGATGGCGCAGGGAAGAATAACGACTTACACAGAAGAGAAGGAACAAGCACTTCAGCAATTAGAGATGGGGGATGAATTGAAACCCGGCGTTATTAAACGCGTGAAAGTCTATGTTGCCAGTAAGCGTTCGATTTCTGTCGGTGATAAGATGGCGGGTCGCTATGGTAACAAGGGCGTTGTTGCTAAAATTTTACCCGAAGAGGATATGCCTTACCTTCCGGATGGTACGCCGGTTGAGTTGGTGCTGAATCCGTTGGGTGTGCCGTCTCGAATGAATGTCGGTCAAATCTTGGAGATTCATCTCGGATGGGCATGCCATGAACTCGGCATTCGTGCGGAATCCCCGGTATTTGATGGCGCGACAGAGTCGGAAATTTTTGAAAAGCTCGGGGAGACCGAACTGCCCGAACGGAGTAAGCAGACGGGTAAAAGTATCCTCTATGACGGTAGAAGCGGCGAACCGTTCGCACAAGAAGTGACAGTCGGATACGTCTATTTCCTGAAACTGAACCATCTCGTTGCAGATAAGATGCATGCCCGTTCAACCGGTCCGTATTCCCTCGTTACACAGCAGCCCTTAGGCGGTAAAGCACAGCACGGCGGACAGCGGCTCGGTGAGATGGAGGTCTGGGCGTTGGAGGCTTATGGCGCAGCGCATACGCTCCAAGAGATGCTCACGATCAAATCCGATGATGTGCTTGGCAGACGGGAAATCTATGAGTCGGTTGTGAAAGGACTGAACCCAGAACCACCAGGTACGCCCGAATCGTTCAAGGTCCTCGTCCGTGAACTCCAAACACTTGGACTGCATGTATCCCTTGACAAAGACAGTGATGATTAG